The window CGCAGAACCACCTCCCAGACACCCGGCGAGAAGCGTGGCCGACCCGCTTGCGAACACTTTGAGCACGGCGCGGCGGCGGGGGTGGAGGGACATGGTCTGACCACCTGTCGGTCGAATAAGTGTCTTCCCCCTGTCCATTCGTGGAGTGGACTCTCGTCTTCCACTGCTTCGTCAGGTACCGACCGACCGAACCTGCTGTCCAATCACCTCACGCTTTCGCCACCCGACCACCGCGACGGCGACGAGGATCGTGAGGTAGAACGCGTACCACCTGACCTGCTGGGACGGCGCGAGCACCTCGCCGGTGAGGTTAATCATCAGGTGGAAGAGGATTGCCGCGAGGACGCTCCGGTCGGTGTTGTCGTAGAGCCACGCGTACAGCGTCTCTAAGAAGACGAACGTGGCGAAAAAGCGCCAGACGATTGGCTGGTACGACGCCTGACTGTAGTAGCCGTCCATCAAGAACAGCGGGATGTGCCAACTCGCCCAGACGACACCGCTGACGACACCCGCAACTGTCGGGTTCCAGACGGCGATGAGTCGGTCCAGAAAGTACCCTGTCGAACCGGTCTCTTCGACCAGTCCAGCGCCGAGCGTGAACCCGAAGAAGGCGAACAGACTCAGCGGCGTCACCAGTCGTTCGAGCGCCTCGGTGGGGTTCAGCGGGGTGGTCTCGGCACCGACGAGAGCGGCGATTCCGGCGGCGGTCAACGTAATCGCCGGATACAACCCCACGATGACGAGTGACCACCGCGGGCGGATTCGCCGAACGTCGACGATGCGGTTCCCAAGTCGTCGGAGGCCAGCGACACCGCTGCGGCGGTACACCATCAGGATGCCCCCCAACGCGGGACTGATAGCACCGACGTAGAACAGGAGGACGTTCGGGAACGTCCAGACGCTCTGTCCGGAGAGAACGACGAGACTCCAGAAGAACCACGCCCATCCGAGGTAGATGGCGACGTAGCCCACCAACCCGCGTTTTCCCGCGAAGATGGTGCGGGTCGCTGTCTTTCCCATACGGACTATCGGTTCGTCGTCATCTTAATGCCGAATCACAGTTCTCCGACTGTGGGAGTCGAGCATCGAGACGTGGTACGACTTGCCGAGAGAAGTCTGGTGCCGGAGTCCCCGGTCAGTCCTTGAAGAACTCGTCGTCCTCGAACGGTTCGTCCTCGCCTTCGACGGCGATAACGTCGAGTGCCGTCACGACTGCCCCCGTGTCGAGGAGGCCAGCGAGACTCGGTTCCGTCCGGCCTTCGTCGCCGGAGACGAGTTCTTTGATGTAGAGGCCACCTTCGCCGTGAATTTCGACGGTGGCGTGCCGTGCGTCTTCGAGTTCGCCGGAGGCGTCGTAGACCTGCCGGACGCGAGTGAGACTGGCGCGGCGGTGGTCGACGCGGTTAGGCGTGTACTGGTCGATGGTCGCGCCGGTGAGTTCGTCCAGTGCGGCCTGTAACTCTTCGTCGGTTACGTCGTCGTCGAACTCGACGGCGGCGCGGTACTGCTTGCTCGCGTCGAGTTTCTTCACGCGTTCGACCATGTCGTAGGTGGCGAGGCGGAGTCCCTCGACTTCGATGGCTCCCTCGGCCATCGCGTTGACGTCGCCTTCGAGTTGTTCCACGTCGATGTCGCGACGCCGGGGTTCCATGATTTCGACCACGAAAGGACGACCCGTCCCGAGCATCAGGGCGTCCACGTCCTCGCGGCCCGCACCGTGGAATTTCGCGTCGACGCCGTCCATCACGTCCATCACGACGGGCGCGACGAACCCCTCGACGCTGTGTTCGTAGAGGTAGCCAGACCCGCCGCAGTAGTCACACGGCTCTTTTCCTTTGTATCCCGACCCGTCGCACTCGCGGCAGGGCCACTCTGTCTGCGGGATATCGCGTTCGAGTTTGCGGTAGCGACCGTAGACGAACGCCGAGTT is drawn from Haloferax litoreum and contains these coding sequences:
- a CDS encoding tRNA pseudouridine(54/55) synthase Pus10, which translates into the protein MSILEDARALAESGPVCDACLGRAFAERSFGLTNAERGQSLRIAAALDADEPYESVDTEDCWVCEGECARFDDWAERCAASIDDVEVETYQVGTRAPPLVEENEILLREGAGLPEDAGELFKSEFNREVGKRIGRLTGTDVDFTRPDVQFLLDIERDVVETQLNSAFVYGRYRKLERDIPQTEWPCRECDGSGYKGKEPCDYCGGSGYLYEHSVEGFVAPVVMDVMDGVDAKFHGAGREDVDALMLGTGRPFVVEIMEPRRRDIDVEQLEGDVNAMAEGAIEVEGLRLATYDMVERVKKLDASKQYRAAVEFDDDVTDEELQAALDELTGATIDQYTPNRVDHRRASLTRVRQVYDASGELEDARHATVEIHGEGGLYIKELVSGDEGRTEPSLAGLLDTGAVVTALDVIAVEGEDEPFEDDEFFKD
- a CDS encoding CPBP family intramembrane glutamic endopeptidase, whose protein sequence is MGKTATRTIFAGKRGLVGYVAIYLGWAWFFWSLVVLSGQSVWTFPNVLLFYVGAISPALGGILMVYRRSGVAGLRRLGNRIVDVRRIRPRWSLVIVGLYPAITLTAAGIAALVGAETTPLNPTEALERLVTPLSLFAFFGFTLGAGLVEETGSTGYFLDRLIAVWNPTVAGVVSGVVWASWHIPLFLMDGYYSQASYQPIVWRFFATFVFLETLYAWLYDNTDRSVLAAILFHLMINLTGEVLAPSQQVRWYAFYLTILVAVAVVGWRKREVIGQQVRSVGT